Proteins encoded within one genomic window of Panicum virgatum strain AP13 chromosome 1N, P.virgatum_v5, whole genome shotgun sequence:
- the LOC120654176 gene encoding uncharacterized protein LOC120654176, whose product MEALKAMPPAEGNAVVSSAEVVSKVLPKNSSNIFLKNIGVQPIRPTKAPTAKERALEAQLSAERQGSALLQEEVIVLKQKSQSTDEALEKTRRELEEYKRQVEENKKATEETNALMRRFFMINSGANSGPSV is encoded by the coding sequence ATGGAAGCCCTTAAGGCCATGCCTCCTGCCGAAGGCAATGCAGTAGTCTCAAGTGCAGAGGTCGTCTCCAAGGTGCTCCCCAAGAATAGCAGCAACATCTTCCTGAAGAACATTGGTGTGCAGCCCATAAGGCCGACAAAAGCACCCACAGCCAAAGAAAGGGCGCTCGAGGCACAACTATCAGCTGAAAGACAAGGTTCTGCACTTCTCCAAGAGGAAGTGATTGTGCTGAAGCAAAAATCTCAGAGCACGGACGAAGCGCTTGAGAAGACCCGAAGAGAGTTGGAAGAATACAAGCGGCAAGTGGAAGAGAACAAGAAGGCGACGGAGGAAACCAATGCGCTGATGCGCCGGTTTTTTATGATCAACAGTGGTGCCAATAGTGGTCCTTCAGTTTGA